A region from the Azospirillum thermophilum genome encodes:
- the rpsA gene encoding 30S ribosomal protein S1: MAQAMARTGEKESFAALLEESLGAAESLEGTVVKGRVVSVDNDMVTIDVGLKSEGRVPLKEFAVAGQPPELKAGDTVEVYLERMEDKNGEAMLSREKAKREEAWALLEKSFQDQTRVTGVIFGRVKGGFTVDLSGAVAFLPGSQVDIRPVRDISPLLGTPQPFQILKMDRSRGNIVVSRRAVLEESRAEARSELVANLKEGQVLQGVVKNITDYGAFVDLGGVDGLLHVTDIAWRRINHPSEALQIGQTVTVQVIRFNPETQRISLGMKQLEADPWEGVEAKYPVGAKFKGRVTNITDYGAFVELEPGIEGLVHVSEMSWTKKNVHPGKIVSTSQEVEVMVLDVDPQKRRISLGLKQCLDNPWETFLDKFGPGTELEGEVKNITEFGLFVGLPGDIDGMVHMSDLDWNKSGEEAIAEYKKGDRVKVKVLDVDVEKERISLGIKQLASDPFETAAAGLKKNDVVTCTVTQVTDGGIEVAVGEGFTGFIRKSDLSRDRSEQRPDRFAVGEKVDAKVTQIDRGSRRISLSIKAREMEEEKQAMAEYGSSDSGASLGDILGAALKRKQQNDE, from the coding sequence ATGGCACAAGCTATGGCCCGGACCGGCGAGAAGGAAAGCTTCGCGGCTCTGCTCGAGGAGTCGCTCGGTGCGGCTGAGTCCCTGGAAGGCACCGTCGTCAAGGGGCGTGTCGTCTCCGTCGACAACGACATGGTCACCATCGACGTCGGCCTGAAGTCCGAGGGCCGCGTCCCGCTGAAGGAATTCGCCGTCGCCGGCCAGCCGCCCGAACTGAAGGCGGGCGACACGGTCGAGGTGTACCTGGAGCGCATGGAGGACAAGAACGGCGAGGCGATGCTGAGCCGTGAGAAGGCCAAGCGCGAGGAAGCCTGGGCGCTGCTGGAGAAGTCCTTCCAGGACCAGACCCGCGTCACCGGCGTCATCTTCGGCCGCGTCAAGGGTGGTTTCACCGTCGACCTGTCGGGCGCCGTGGCGTTCCTGCCGGGTTCGCAGGTGGACATCCGTCCGGTCCGCGACATCTCCCCGCTGCTGGGCACCCCGCAGCCCTTCCAGATCCTGAAGATGGACCGCTCGCGCGGCAACATCGTGGTGTCCCGCCGCGCCGTGCTCGAGGAGAGCCGTGCGGAGGCCCGTTCGGAGCTGGTGGCCAACCTCAAGGAAGGCCAGGTCCTGCAAGGTGTGGTCAAGAACATCACCGACTACGGCGCGTTCGTGGATCTGGGTGGTGTCGACGGCCTGCTGCACGTCACCGACATCGCGTGGCGCCGCATCAACCACCCGTCGGAGGCCCTGCAGATCGGCCAGACCGTCACGGTGCAGGTCATCCGCTTCAACCCGGAGACCCAGCGCATCAGCCTCGGCATGAAGCAGCTCGAGGCCGATCCGTGGGAGGGCGTGGAAGCCAAGTACCCGGTCGGCGCGAAGTTCAAGGGTCGCGTCACCAACATCACCGACTACGGCGCCTTCGTGGAGCTGGAGCCGGGCATCGAGGGTCTGGTCCACGTCTCCGAGATGTCCTGGACCAAGAAGAACGTCCATCCGGGCAAGATCGTGTCGACTTCGCAGGAAGTCGAGGTCATGGTCCTGGACGTCGATCCGCAGAAGCGCCGCATCAGCCTGGGCCTCAAGCAGTGCCTGGACAACCCGTGGGAGACCTTCCTCGACAAGTTCGGCCCGGGCACGGAGCTGGAAGGCGAGGTCAAGAACATCACCGAGTTCGGTCTGTTCGTCGGTCTGCCGGGCGACATCGACGGCATGGTCCACATGTCCGACCTCGACTGGAACAAGTCGGGTGAGGAGGCCATCGCCGAGTACAAGAAGGGCGACCGCGTCAAGGTCAAGGTCCTGGACGTGGACGTCGAGAAGGAGCGCATCAGCCTCGGCATCAAGCAGCTCGCGAGCGATCCGTTCGAGACTGCCGCTGCCGGCCTGAAGAAGAACGACGTCGTCACCTGCACCGTGACCCAGGTCACGGACGGCGGTATCGAGGTCGCCGTCGGCGAGGGCTTCACCGGCTTCATCCGCAAGTCGGACCTGTCCCGCGACCGCTCGGAGCAGCGTCCGGACCGTTTCGCCGTCGGCGAGAAGGTCGACGCGAAGGTCACCCAGATCGACCGCGGCTCCCGCCGCATCTCGCTGTCCATCAAGGCCCGCGAGATGGAGGAGGAGAAGCAGGCGATGGCCGAGTACGGCTCGTCCGACTCGGGCGCCTCGCTGGGCGACATCCTGGGCGCCGCTCTGAAGCGCAAGCAGCAGAACGACGAGTAA
- a CDS encoding sensor histidine kinase, whose amino-acid sequence MRPRPALPAAVRRFAGSLRFRLLAGAAVWVTLALALAGLLLADLFRTHVRARFEAELTTHLDQLTAALERGPDGAPLVRTPLSDPRFRRPLSGLYWQVEGAAGEAVRSRSLWDRALALPPDRLADGVIHTHRMAGPEGQRLTVRERTVVLPDGAPLRLAVAGDEAELAAAETSFNRTLALSLLVLAAALIGAALVQVQVGLSPLARLGRQLAEIRRGRARRLPGGMPAEVSPLVDDLNAVLDHNEEVVTRARIQAGNLAHALKTSLAVLGNEADGLTPGTAATIGPRIAAQVAVMTRHIDHHMARARAAASSGVPGVATPLPDAVARLVRTLERLYDHRALDIVAEVPPDAVFRGDRQDFEEMLGNLLDNACKWAARGVRVTVRRKAPGRLELRVEDDGPGLPADQRRKVLAPGVRLDESVPGSGLGLAIVQDLATLYGGALRLEPAPSGGLLAVLELPAIDH is encoded by the coding sequence GTGAGACCGCGTCCGGCCCTTCCCGCGGCCGTCCGCCGCTTCGCCGGGTCGCTGCGCTTCCGGCTGCTCGCCGGGGCGGCGGTGTGGGTGACGCTGGCGCTGGCCCTGGCCGGGCTGCTGCTGGCCGACCTGTTCCGCACCCATGTCCGCGCCCGCTTCGAGGCGGAGCTGACCACCCATCTCGACCAGCTCACCGCCGCGCTGGAACGCGGGCCGGACGGCGCGCCGCTGGTGCGCACCCCGCTCAGCGACCCGCGCTTCCGCCGCCCGCTCTCCGGCCTCTACTGGCAGGTGGAAGGGGCGGCGGGGGAGGCGGTGCGCTCGCGCTCGCTGTGGGACCGGGCGCTGGCGCTGCCGCCCGACCGGCTCGCCGACGGCGTCATCCACACCCATCGCATGGCCGGGCCGGAGGGGCAGCGGCTGACGGTGCGCGAGCGCACGGTCGTCCTGCCGGACGGCGCCCCCCTGCGGCTGGCCGTGGCGGGCGACGAGGCGGAGCTGGCCGCCGCCGAGACCAGCTTCAACCGGACGCTCGCCCTGTCGCTGCTGGTGCTGGCGGCGGCCCTGATCGGCGCGGCGCTGGTGCAGGTGCAGGTCGGCCTCAGCCCGCTCGCCCGGCTGGGCCGCCAGCTCGCCGAAATCCGCCGCGGCCGGGCGCGGCGCCTGCCCGGCGGCATGCCGGCGGAGGTCAGCCCGCTGGTCGACGACCTGAACGCCGTGCTCGACCACAACGAGGAGGTGGTGACCCGCGCCCGCATCCAGGCCGGCAACCTCGCCCATGCGCTGAAGACCAGCCTCGCGGTGCTCGGCAACGAGGCGGACGGCCTGACGCCGGGGACGGCCGCCACCATCGGCCCGCGCATCGCCGCGCAGGTGGCGGTGATGACCCGCCACATCGACCACCACATGGCCCGCGCCCGTGCCGCCGCCTCGTCGGGCGTGCCGGGGGTGGCGACCCCGCTGCCCGACGCGGTCGCCCGGCTGGTCCGCACGCTGGAGCGGCTCTACGACCACCGCGCGCTCGACATCGTGGCCGAGGTGCCGCCGGATGCCGTCTTCCGCGGCGACCGCCAGGATTTCGAGGAGATGCTGGGCAACCTGCTGGACAACGCCTGCAAATGGGCGGCGCGCGGCGTGCGCGTGACGGTGCGCCGCAAGGCTCCCGGGCGGCTGGAGCTGCGGGTGGAGGACGACGGCCCCGGCCTGCCCGCCGACCAGCGCCGCAAGGTGCTGGCCCCCGGCGTCCGGCTGGACGAGAGCGTTCCGGGCAGCGGCCTCGGCCTTGCCATCGTCCAGGACCTCGCCACGCTCTATGGCGGGGCGCTGCGGCTGGAGCCGGCGCCGTCCGGCGGGCTGCTGGCGGTGCTGGAGCTGCCGGCGATCGACCATTGA
- the cmk gene encoding (d)CMP kinase: MAVHTRPLVIAIDGPAASGKGTLAKRVAAAYGFAHLDTGSLYRAVGVAVLRAGGDPADPAAAGRAARDLHPEDGILADPDLRTDEAAQAASKVAAVPEVRAALLEFQRRFAEQPPGGAPGAVLDGRDIGTVVCPGADAKLFVTASVEVRADRRLKELQGRGIPAIPSDVLEDMKARDARDSQRAVAPLRPAADAFVLDTSALDADQAYAAAIAHIGSKTGLGPKA; encoded by the coding sequence GTGGCCGTTCATACCCGCCCCCTCGTCATTGCCATCGATGGTCCCGCCGCGTCGGGCAAGGGCACGCTCGCCAAGCGCGTCGCCGCCGCCTATGGCTTCGCCCATCTCGACACCGGCTCGCTCTACCGCGCGGTCGGCGTCGCGGTCCTGCGGGCGGGCGGCGATCCGGCCGATCCCGCGGCGGCGGGCCGCGCCGCCCGCGACCTGCATCCGGAGGACGGCATCCTGGCCGACCCGGATCTGCGCACCGACGAGGCGGCGCAGGCCGCCAGCAAGGTGGCCGCGGTGCCGGAGGTGCGCGCCGCCCTGCTGGAGTTCCAGCGCCGCTTCGCCGAACAGCCGCCGGGCGGCGCCCCGGGGGCCGTGCTCGACGGGCGGGACATCGGGACCGTCGTCTGTCCCGGCGCCGACGCCAAGCTGTTCGTTACCGCTTCGGTAGAGGTGCGGGCCGACCGCCGACTCAAGGAGTTGCAGGGACGGGGGATTCCGGCTATACCGTCCGACGTCCTGGAGGACATGAAGGCTCGTGACGCGCGCGACAGCCAGAGAGCGGTAGCCCCGCTCCGTCCGGCTGCCGACGCTTTTGTGCTTGATACGTCCGCCCTCGACGCCGACCAGGCGTATGCAGCGGCGATCGCCCATATCGGTTCGAAGACCGGTCTCGGCCCAAAGGCCTGA
- a CDS encoding response regulator, with product MAKLLVVDDDPVSRGLVEAILKKEGHEVTACSGVLQAIETLSFVEFDLLVTDIIMPEHDGFEMVQAARNLRPGIRIIVLSAIDERVPSHLTAAAFAKLGIRRVISKPIKPALLASEVLAALVAD from the coding sequence ATGGCAAAACTACTCGTCGTCGACGACGATCCGGTGTCGCGAGGCCTCGTCGAGGCCATCCTGAAGAAGGAAGGGCATGAGGTCACCGCCTGCTCCGGCGTGCTGCAGGCGATCGAAACCCTGTCCTTCGTCGAGTTCGACCTGCTGGTCACCGACATCATCATGCCCGAGCATGACGGGTTCGAGATGGTGCAGGCCGCCCGCAACCTGCGTCCCGGCATCCGCATCATCGTCCTGTCGGCCATCGACGAGCGCGTGCCGAGTCACCTGACCGCCGCCGCCTTCGCCAAGCTCGGCATCCGCCGGGTGATCAGCAAGCCGATCAAGCCGGCGCTGCTCGCCTCCGAAGTGCTGGCCGCCCTGGTCGCCGACTGA
- the acs gene encoding acetate--CoA ligase — protein sequence MTDNTYFPVKPEVAQAAHVDEAAYARMYEQSVKDPEAFWGEHGKRLDWIKPYSKVKDVDYTGDVHIRWFYDGTLNVSANCIDRHLATRGDQTAIIFEGDDPSVSKHITYKDLHEQVCRLANVLKKNGVKKGDRVTIYLPMIPEAAYSMLACARIGAIHSVVFGGFSPDSLKDRIVDCDSHFVITSDEGLRGGRKVPLKANADKAVAGAPGVKHVLVVKHTGGDVAWTEGRDLWYHEEVASVSADCPPEEINAEDPLFILYTSGSTGKPKGVLHTSGGYLVYASMTHEYVFDYKPGEIYWCTADVGWVTGHSYIVYGPLANGATTLMFEGVPTYPDVSRFWQVVDKHKVNIFYTAPTAIRSLMREGEAPVKKTSRASLRVLGSVGEPINPEAWLWYYNVVGDARCPIVDTWWQTETGGILITPLIGAIGQKPGSATKPFFGVQPVVVDNEGTILDGETEGNLCIADSWPGQMRTVFGDHERFVQTYFSTFPGKYFTGDGCRRDADGYYWITGRVDDVINVSGHRMGTAEIESALVAHPKVAEAAVVGYPHDLKGQGIYAYVTLNAGETPSEELRKELVNWVRKEIGPIASPDLIQWAPGLPKTRSGKIMRRILRKIAANEHESLGDTSTLADPTVVTELIDNRMNQA from the coding sequence ATGACCGACAACACCTATTTTCCGGTGAAGCCCGAGGTCGCCCAGGCCGCGCACGTGGACGAGGCGGCTTACGCCCGCATGTACGAGCAGTCGGTCAAGGACCCGGAAGCCTTCTGGGGCGAGCACGGCAAGCGCCTGGACTGGATCAAGCCCTATTCCAAGGTGAAGGACGTCGACTACACCGGCGACGTGCACATCCGCTGGTTCTATGACGGCACCCTGAACGTCTCCGCCAACTGCATCGACCGCCACCTCGCCACCCGCGGCGACCAGACGGCGATCATCTTCGAGGGCGACGATCCGTCCGTCTCCAAGCACATCACCTACAAGGACCTGCACGAGCAGGTCTGCCGCCTCGCCAACGTCCTGAAGAAGAACGGCGTCAAGAAGGGCGACCGCGTCACCATCTACCTGCCGATGATCCCCGAGGCCGCCTATTCGATGCTGGCCTGCGCCCGCATCGGCGCCATCCATTCGGTGGTCTTCGGCGGCTTCTCGCCCGACAGCCTGAAGGACCGCATCGTCGACTGCGACAGCCACTTCGTCATCACCTCGGACGAGGGCCTGCGCGGCGGCCGCAAGGTCCCGCTGAAGGCGAACGCCGACAAGGCGGTGGCCGGCGCGCCGGGCGTCAAGCATGTCCTGGTGGTCAAGCACACCGGCGGCGACGTCGCCTGGACCGAGGGCCGCGACCTCTGGTACCACGAGGAGGTCGCCTCGGTTTCCGCCGACTGCCCGCCGGAGGAGATCAACGCCGAGGATCCGCTGTTCATCCTCTACACCTCGGGCTCGACCGGCAAGCCGAAGGGCGTGCTGCACACCTCGGGCGGCTATCTCGTCTACGCCTCGATGACGCACGAGTACGTCTTCGACTACAAGCCGGGCGAGATCTACTGGTGCACCGCCGACGTGGGCTGGGTCACCGGCCACAGCTACATCGTCTACGGCCCGCTGGCCAACGGCGCCACCACCCTGATGTTCGAGGGCGTGCCGACCTACCCGGACGTGTCGCGCTTCTGGCAGGTGGTCGACAAGCACAAGGTCAACATCTTCTACACCGCCCCGACCGCCATCCGCTCGCTGATGCGCGAGGGCGAGGCGCCGGTGAAGAAGACCTCCCGCGCGAGCCTGCGCGTCCTGGGTTCGGTCGGCGAGCCGATCAACCCGGAAGCCTGGCTGTGGTACTACAATGTGGTGGGCGACGCCCGCTGCCCGATCGTCGACACCTGGTGGCAGACCGAGACCGGCGGCATCCTGATCACCCCGCTGATCGGCGCCATCGGCCAGAAGCCGGGCTCGGCGACCAAGCCCTTCTTCGGCGTCCAGCCGGTGGTGGTGGACAACGAGGGCACCATCCTGGACGGCGAGACCGAGGGCAACCTGTGCATCGCCGACAGCTGGCCCGGCCAGATGCGCACCGTGTTCGGCGACCACGAGCGCTTCGTCCAGACCTACTTCTCGACCTTCCCCGGCAAGTACTTCACCGGTGACGGCTGCCGGCGCGACGCCGACGGCTATTACTGGATCACCGGCCGCGTCGACGACGTGATCAACGTGTCCGGCCACCGCATGGGCACCGCGGAGATCGAGAGCGCGCTGGTCGCCCACCCGAAGGTGGCGGAGGCGGCGGTCGTCGGCTATCCGCACGACCTGAAGGGCCAGGGCATCTACGCCTACGTCACGCTGAACGCCGGCGAGACGCCGTCGGAGGAGCTGCGCAAGGAGCTGGTGAACTGGGTCCGCAAGGAGATCGGCCCGATCGCCTCGCCCGACCTGATCCAGTGGGCGCCCGGCCTGCCGAAGACCCGCTCGGGCAAGATCATGCGCCGCATCCTGCGCAAGATCGCCGCGAACGAGCACGAGAGCCTGGGCGACACCTCGACGCTGGCCGACCCGACGGTCGTCACCGAGCTGATCGACAACCGCATGAACCAGGCCTGA